In Citrus sinensis cultivar Valencia sweet orange chromosome 2, DVS_A1.0, whole genome shotgun sequence, a single genomic region encodes these proteins:
- the LOC102621737 gene encoding protein PLANT CADMIUM RESISTANCE 3 translates to MSSIKPDEFSSLPQTTTTGILMLNYRYQNRVKNKNSWSSGLCDCFSDYKNCCITCWCPCMTFGQIAEIVDKGSSSCGVNGALCALMCCVTCCPCCYTCFYRSKMRKQYTLKKKPCCDCLVHCCCLHCALCQEHRELRNRGFDMNTGWHGNVEKETRGVAMTQMAPITPMAPLPPVIEESMSREF, encoded by the exons ATGTCTTCCATAAAGCCGGATGAGTTCTCGTCCTTGCCGCAAACAACAACTACTGGGATTCTTATGCTGAATTACCGTTACCAAAACCGggtgaaaaataagaattctTGGTCCTCGGGCCTCTGTGACTGCTTCTCTGATTATAAAAACT GTTGCATAACATGCTGGTGTCCATGCATGACTTTTGGGCAAATTGCTGAAATTGTGGATAAAGGATCATCAT CTTGCGGTGTAAATGGGGCGCTTTGCGCTTTAATGTGCTGCGTGACATGCTGCCCGTGCTGTTACACATGCTTTTACCGATCAAAAATGAGGAAGCAGTACACGCTGAAGAAGAAGCCTTGTTGCGATTGCTTGGTTCATTGCTGTTGCTTGCACTGTGCATTGTGTCAAGAGCATCGTGAGCTCAGAAACCGCGGTTTTGACATGAATACAG GGTGGCATGGGAATGTAGAGAAAGAGACTCGTGGAGTGGCAATGACTCAGATGGCTCCAATTACTCCAATGGCTCCCTTGCCTCCGGTGATTGAAGAAAGCATGAGCAGAGAGTTTTGA
- the LOC102621443 gene encoding protein PLANT CADMIUM RESISTANCE 2-like yields the protein MNSSSYPNQKFDHQHVATGVPVAGFQQQHANVHQLVEGPWSSGLCDCFSDCSTCCLTCWCPCITFGRIADIVDKGSSSCSVSGALFLVISLVTGCGCLYSACYRSKMRQQYMLKGGPCGDCLAHFCCETCALSQEYRELKARGFDMSLGWHGNLERQNRGLEMAPTAPVMEHGMIR from the exons ATGAACTCATCTAGTTACCCAAACCAGAAGTTTGATCATCAGCACGTGGCAACCGGCGTACCGGTAGCTGGTTTCCAGCAGCAACATGCGAATGTGCATCAGCTCGTAGAGGGACCTTGGTCCTCAGGACTCTGTGACTGCTTCTCCGATTGCTCAACCT gTTGCTTGACATGTTGGTGCCCCTGCATCACTTTTGGTCGAATTGCGGATATTGTTGACAAAGGATCTTCTT CTTGTAGTGTGAGTGGCGCACTGTTTCTTGTAATATCTTTGGTGACTGGCTGCGGGTGCTTATACTCGGCCTGCTATCGATCTAAAATGAGGCAGCAGTACATGTTAAAAGGCGGGCCTTGCGGGGATTGCTTGGCTCATTTTTGCTGCGAGACGTGTGCCTTGAGTCAAGAATATCGCGAGCTCAAAGCCCGTGGATTCGACATGTCTCttg gatgGCATGGAAATTTGGAGAGACAAAATAGGGGATTGGAAATGGCTCCAACGGCTCCGGTAATGGAACATGGCATGATAAGATAA